The sequence below is a genomic window from Salinispira pacifica.
GGTGCTGCGAAAAGCCCTTGTGGACCGGCTTATCACATTGGGAGGCGGAGCCCTGGGGGAAACCCGCACCGTGAGGGTGCGTATCGGCACCCCGATTTCTGCGGTATTTGAAGAGGTGGGCGGTCTTCAGCAGGAAGCGGCCAAGCTCCTGGTAGGAAATCCTCTGCAGGGATACGAAATAGTTGAAGCAAACAGTCCTGTTACCAAACAGGTGACGGCGGTGCTTGCTCTCACCCGGGAGGAACTGGGAGTTGAGCAGGAGAGGCCCTGCATCCAATGCGGGGCCTGTGTTGATCATTGTCCGGCAAACCTGGAGCCGGTGATACTCCATAAGCTTCTCCGTCAGGACAGGCTGGATGAAGCTCTGGAGGCGGGGCTGAACGCATGCCGGGTATGCGGTATTTGTTCCCATGTGTGTCCGTCCCACATTCCCCTCACACAGATAATCAGGGACGGGATGGTGAAAAGCGGCGAAACATCCGCCATTGATGAGTCATCAGAATCAGAACGAAAGGGAGGCGGCCGTGAGTTCACGAATTAATATGCCGAGAAATCTTGCAGCTGCTGCCCTGCCCCATTATTCAGGGGCCATATCCGCCGCCCGGGGGATGTGGATGATGTCTGCTCTTCTGCTGCCGCTGCTGATTTGGGGCGTTCTCATTTTCGGCCTCTACAGTCTGGCGGTGGTTATATTGGCGGTATTCAGTACGCTGGCCGGCGAGCTTCTGGGGATGATCTTCACCCGCAGGTCGAGTTTTACTATTCAGCTGTTTATTGATGAGTTGAGCAACGGAAGTGCAGTGCTTGCCGGTCTGCTGCTGGGACTGATTCTTCCGGTGACGGTGAGCCCCTTCATTCCCCTGATTGCCGGGATCTTCGGCATGGTTGTGGTGAAGTGGAGTTTTGGAGGTCTGGGTGCCAATTGGCTGAATCCGGCTCTGGCGGGCACCCTGTTTGCGGGGCTGAGCTGGCCCGGGGGAATGCACGCCCGGGAGTGGGGCGCTGCGCTTATCTCCGGATTGAACTGGAATCCACCGAGCGGCAGTCTTACTGACATGGCAAGGCTGAAAATGAGCCTTATACAAGACGGGTCTCCCCGGATTTTCCGGCCCATGGAGATGATCGGCAGGGAATTTACCAATGCGGACAGTTTTATCTCCCGTTTTCTCAACGAGCAGATTCTCCTTTCCGGGGGCACCAGACTGCCCGGAGGATATATTGACTACATTCTGGGATTCAAGCTGGAAGGTATCGGACAGACTTCAATTCTCCTCATTCTCCTGGTTTCGGTGTTTCTCTTCGCCCGGGGAATTATTTCCTGGCAGATTCCCACAGGAGGAGTCCTGGCCCTCAGTGTCCTGACTGCGCTGTTCTCCGGGGTGAATTGGGGAGGGGGCTTTTTCTCCGGGGATGTTCTGTTTGCACTGAGCAGCGGAGGGTTTCTTTTTATTCTGTTTTTCATGGCCACAGATCCGGTAACCACTCCCTACACTTCAGGCGGTAAACTGATCTTCGGTGTGGGAGTGGGGGTCCTGGTTTTTCTGTTCCGTGAATTTTCCCTGCTTCCCGACGGATCTGTGCTTGCAGTTCTTATCATGAACATGCTCAATCCGGTGATTATTATCCTCACACGACCCAAACCCTTCGGTTTTGAGAGGAGGGCGGTGAAATGACCAGAAAAAACGGTTACGCAATTCTGCAATTTTCCCTGTTGATCCTTTTTTCCGTTCTGCTCATCCTGCTCATTCTGCTTTTGAGCAGCGGAGTGAAGGATGATACTCTTCTCAGGTATGAACGGCAGGCTCTGGAAACCCTGGATATCGGCGGACGAATCGTGGAAGTCCGCGAACTGCCCCAGGGTCCGGCCAGAAGAATATATATCAGTTCCGAAGGAGATCAGGTGCTTCTCATGGAAGAGGATACCGGGCTTTCCCGCCTGCGGATTCTGGTACATCTGGATGCAGGGGGTTCCTACGCCGCCCACCGCCTGGTGCACATCCACAACCCTCTGGAAGGCTGGTACATGGGAAACGGTCATATGTGGAACCACGGAGATGATCCCTTCAGCCCCCGGCCCAGAGATCCCCAATGGGCGCAGAGGCTGCGTGACATTATCCGTGAAGCGGGAGAGTATGCCTTATGAAGCGGTTTTTCAATAATATGTATCAAACGAATACCCTGCTGTTCACCGTTGCAGGCATAGGTCCGGTGCTGCTTCTTTCCACCAGACTCATCTATTCCCTGAGCATCAGCGCAGTTCTTCTCATCTATACATCGTTGCTCATCCTGATGAATCTCATTATTCAGAATCTTTTTGACGAGCGCTTATGGTATTCAGCACGAATACTCTCGGCTGCGGTGTGGATCAGCATTATAGATATTCTTGTGGGAAGTTTTTTCCCCCTGCTGCGCAGTGACCTGGGAATTCTCCTTCCCATGATCCTGGTCCTGAATCAGAGTCTGCTCTTTCTTCTTCCCGGTGAGCTGAAGCTTCCCGGGGGAGTGAGCATTCCCGGGGACCGCAGAGATCCTCCGGCGCTTTTTGCAGGGCTGTTCGGCTACATTCTTTTACTGAATTTCATTGCGCTCCTCCGGGAACTTATCAGTTTCGGCTCGGTGAACCTCCGGCTTCGCCCCTGGGATCCCCAGCTGCTGCAGACACCCGGCCCCTTTATGCTCTTTTCCACAGTGTTCGGTGCACTCATTCTTCTGGCCTATATCAGATCGGCCATCGAATCCGGGAGGGAAAAATGAATACCGCATCCCTTGTGTTTATATTCACGGTGAGTCTCAATATTTTTATTCTGTACCTGGGGGGCATGGCGGAAACTCTTGCCAGTCCCGTAGGCGGACGGAGCATGATTCGGGACAGCCTCAAGCGGCACTGGCTCTATAAGGGCGGCTATCTGCTGCTGTGGGGAGTTCTGGCCATCCTGATCCAGCGGCTGACCATGATTCTGCCCCGGGGGGAAGCACTTTTTATCAGTTTTTTCACCTTGGCGTATCTCATTCTCCGGTCGCTTTTTATTTTTATTCTCGCCAGAATCCGGGGGGCTGAGCACCGTGAAGATATCGTAAAGGCGGTTGACAGACTCTTCCGTGATCCTGTACTTCTCATACCCGTGCTGATCATCGGCTACTCCAGGATTACTGTGTATCAGAGTCTGATAGTGGTTGTTTCCGCATGGGCCGGTCTGGGAATCGCGTTGCTGGTGTTTGTCTCTATCCGGGTCAAAGTGGATCTTGAGGCGGGAAGACCCCGCCTGAAAGGCAGCAACATGATGATTCTTTCGGCGGCATTGATGGCCATGTTACTGATTGCCCTGGATCAGGCGTTTTTTATCCGCTTCATGCCATAATTTTCAGTTCAGATGTTGAGAGAACCTCTGAGTGCGAGTACAATTTAGAGTTATAGGATAACCGTTCATCGGTACACGTTTATCATGAATCAAACCCAGGTCATTTTCGGAAGCGCACATTCTCCTCCCCTCGGTCTCCTTACGGATGAAATGGAAACCCTGTATCAGAGCTATTACCGCCCCCTTCTGAAAGTTCTCTATGCACACCCCCGTGTGCGCATGGTGCTGTATTTTTCCGGAAGCCTTCTGGAATGGATAGAAGAGAATCACAGCGAATTCATTGATGTGATCGGAGAAATGGTGAAGCGCCGTCAGCTGGAGTTGATCGGCGGCGGATACTATGCGCCGGTTTTCAGTCTCATCCCCAAACAGGACCGTATCGGTCAAATAGAGTTGCTCACAACATATCTTCGCCGGAATTTCGGACGACGGCCCCGGGGCTGCTGGGTTACCGAACAGATCTGGGAGCCGGTAATGCCTTCCAGCTTTAAATCCGCAGGCATGGATTTCGTGTTTCTGGATGAATACCATTTCTGGAAAGCCGGTTTTGAGGAACGGGATTTCAATACTCCCTGCATTACTGAAGATCAGGGCAAAACCATGGTGGTATTTCCCATCTCCCACGATGTCCGGCAGAATTTCTGGAGCATGAGCCCCGACCGGATTCAGAAGAAGATCGAATCGGTGCAGGCAGACCGGGAGGATCAGGTTCTCACCATGATTCACGGAATACACCAGGATGCCGAGGACGGTACCCTGGATCCGCGGATCATTGAGGAGCATATGGAGAAAATACTGGGTCGGCTGGATTCCCTGATCCAGGAAAAAAAGGTTGAAACCCTGCTTCCCGCCAAATATCTCCGGAAAAACCGCAGAAGATCCCGGGGCTATTTTCCTGCTACCTCATTTGATGAAATGCTGGCATACGGCTCCATCAGCGCATTGGAGCGCTATCTCCGGCGAAAAGGCACCATAACCTCCGGCGTGGGGCGCACCGGCTATTATTACGGAAGCATTTTCCGTCAGAATTTGGGCCGCTACTCGGAAGTGAACCTCATGTACGCCAAAATGCAGTTTGTACAAAGCCTGACAGCTCAGATCCGGGGAGACAAATACCGCAAGCAGGCAGCACGTGAAGAGCTCTGGCATGGGCAGACCCATATGCCGTTATGGCACGGTGAACGGGGAGGCGTCTATTTCAATAACTACCGGAAAGAGATATATTCCTCTCTGATCCGCTCTGAGCTGATGACCAGGG
It includes:
- a CDS encoding RnfABCDGE type electron transport complex subunit D, whose translation is MSSRINMPRNLAAAALPHYSGAISAARGMWMMSALLLPLLIWGVLIFGLYSLAVVILAVFSTLAGELLGMIFTRRSSFTIQLFIDELSNGSAVLAGLLLGLILPVTVSPFIPLIAGIFGMVVVKWSFGGLGANWLNPALAGTLFAGLSWPGGMHAREWGAALISGLNWNPPSGSLTDMARLKMSLIQDGSPRIFRPMEMIGREFTNADSFISRFLNEQILLSGGTRLPGGYIDYILGFKLEGIGQTSILLILLVSVFLFARGIISWQIPTGGVLALSVLTALFSGVNWGGGFFSGDVLFALSSGGFLFILFFMATDPVTTPYTSGGKLIFGVGVGVLVFLFREFSLLPDGSVLAVLIMNMLNPVIIILTRPKPFGFERRAVK
- a CDS encoding Rnf-Nqr domain containing protein, with the protein product MKRFFNNMYQTNTLLFTVAGIGPVLLLSTRLIYSLSISAVLLIYTSLLILMNLIIQNLFDERLWYSARILSAAVWISIIDILVGSFFPLLRSDLGILLPMILVLNQSLLFLLPGELKLPGGVSIPGDRRDPPALFAGLFGYILLLNFIALLRELISFGSVNLRLRPWDPQLLQTPGPFMLFSTVFGALILLAYIRSAIESGREK
- a CDS encoding alpha-amylase/4-alpha-glucanotransferase domain-containing protein, whose amino-acid sequence is MNQTQVIFGSAHSPPLGLLTDEMETLYQSYYRPLLKVLYAHPRVRMVLYFSGSLLEWIEENHSEFIDVIGEMVKRRQLELIGGGYYAPVFSLIPKQDRIGQIELLTTYLRRNFGRRPRGCWVTEQIWEPVMPSSFKSAGMDFVFLDEYHFWKAGFEERDFNTPCITEDQGKTMVVFPISHDVRQNFWSMSPDRIQKKIESVQADREDQVLTMIHGIHQDAEDGTLDPRIIEEHMEKILGRLDSLIQEKKVETLLPAKYLRKNRRRSRGYFPATSFDEMLAYGSISALERYLRRKGTITSGVGRTGYYYGSIFRQNLGRYSEVNLMYAKMQFVQSLTAQIRGDKYRKQAAREELWHGQTHMPLWHGERGGVYFNNYRKEIYSSLIRSELMTREKGIFAPSVTNYDFDMDGIDEYLYQGNYINAYVHTQGGILFELDYLASPWNYLDNMGRYPEVYHGPVQEARGYDNYPRRSFVDHFLSEDTGIHEFEQMSFEDSGSFIADPYEVVGNGSALKKKTELSLSCQGMVNVEHESIPMQIEKTYYFDKKSIVVKYRIENISDRKALQYFAPEMNLSFISNDVQYLRLYSKVNKSKKVEIGPSLLDIESSTGFIFEDLFNKVKIEVDFSGEVPCWSIPQITEHLDRERWREIYQASTIIPRWKLDLEPGESMECDISLAFSPLPKR